One part of the Musa acuminata AAA Group cultivar baxijiao chromosome BXJ1-5, Cavendish_Baxijiao_AAA, whole genome shotgun sequence genome encodes these proteins:
- the LOC135673571 gene encoding pentatricopeptide repeat-containing protein At3g16610-like has product MLLSKAYLIPHRALFFAFRHGFTLLHTKSEARSLLPAFAPPPISRALKGSQLPQFAALDVNTYAKLLDSCTRLKLLAEGKEIHRQIFMHSSCARNSVLLEKIVQMYISCGETESARLLFDDVPQPSVFLWNAMIRAYAWNGPFDRAIGLYERMMDSGVEPNKFTFPFVLKACSGLEALEDGIKIHDEVKRAGLESDLYISTALIDMYMKCGCLEDADEVFCRMPNRDVVAWNAMVAGCTLHGMYEEMVRFVLEMQRMRTRPNPSTLVALLPVVGQAKALGQGKSIHAFCTRRCFDEGDVLVNTALLDMYAKSECLVYARRIFDHMRIRNEVTWSAIIAGYVLCGRMVDALQVFGQMISEGPSIVGPTSLASILRACASLGDFDRGRLVHSYLVKSGLLMDITVANSLLSMYAKVGTISDAMSFFDEMDTKDTVSYSAIISGCIQNGNAEEALDVFREMVSSSMEVDAATMVGVIPTCSHLAALQHGKCNHAYITSHGLASDSSICNALIDMYAKCGKIDIARKVFDTMPKQNTVSWNTIIAGYGIHGLGDEAISLFLRMEPAGLVPDDITFICLLSACSHSGLIAQGKHWFYAMTEIYNIVPRMEHYICMVDLLGRGGLLDEAYDFIKKMPFEADVRVWVALLGACRVHKNIELGEEVSRMIQKLGPEGTGSFVALSNLYSATGRFNEAAQVRIMQKEKGFTKSPGCSWFEIGGVVHAFIGGDQSHPQSSSIYQKLEELLVEIRKLGYLADTSYALHDVEEEEKEHALVYHSEKLAIAFGLLRLRHGQPIFITKNLRVCGDCHNAIKYITLAAKRDITVRDANRFHHFKDGMCSCGDFW; this is encoded by the coding sequence ATGCTGCTGTCGAAAGCCTACCTGATTCCCCACAGAGCTCTCTTCTTTGCCTTTCGCCATGGCTTCACTCTCCTGCACACAAAATCCGAAGCCCGATCCCTCCTTCCCGCATTTGCACCACCTCCGATTTCCAGAGCCCTTAAAGGATCCCAACTCCCCCAATTTGCTGCGCTGGACGTCAACACGTACGCCAAGCTTCTAGATTCTTGCACTCGATTGAAATTGCTCGCAGAAGGAAAAGAGATCCATCGACAGATCTTTATGCACAGCTCCTGCGCTAGAAACTCGGTTCTGCTTGAAAAGATTGTTCAGATGTACATATCCTGCGGCGAGACTGAGTCCGCTCGTCTCCTGTTCGATGACGTGCCTCAGCCAAGTGTCTTTCTTTGGAATGCTATGATCAGGGCTTACGCTTGGAATGGCCCCTTTGATCGAGCCATTGGTCTGTATGAACGAATGATGGATTCTGGAGTCGAGCCAAATAAGTTCACGTTCCCGTTTGTGTTGAAGGCTTGCTCGGGTTTGGAAGCACTCGAGGATGGCATTAAGATACATGATGAAGTGAAAAGGGCTGGGCTGGAGTCGGACCTGTATATATCTACTGCTTTGATTGACATGTACATGAAATGTGGTTGCTTAGAGGACGCAGATGAGGTGTTTTGCAGAATGCCGAATAGAGATGTTGTTGCATGGAATGCGATGGTTGCTGGCTGCACACTTCATGGGATGTATGAAGAGATGGTTAGGTTTGTACTAGAAATGCAAAGGATGCGTACAAGGCCAAACCCCTCCACTCTGGTAGCCCTTCTACCTGTGGTCGGACAAGCGAAGGCACTGGGACAAGGAAAAAGCATTCATGCATTTTGTACCAGGAGGTGCTTTGATGAGGGAGATGTGTTGGTGAATACTGCACTACTGGATATGTATGCAAAATCTGAGTGTTTGGTTTATGCTCGTAGAATCTTTGACCACATGAGAATTAGGAATGAAGTGACATGGAGTGCGATAATTGCAGGATATGTTTTATGTGGTAGGATGGTAGATGCACTGCAAGTTTTCGGACAGATGATATCTGAAGGACCTTCCATTGTGGGTCCAACTTCTCTCGCAAGTATTCTTCGTGCTTGTGCAAGTTTGGGTGATTTTGACAGAGGTAGACTGGTACATAGTTATCTGGTTAAATCTGGGCTTCTTATGGACATTACAGTCGCAAACTCCCTACTCTCAATGTATGCTAAAGTTGGTACTATCAGTGATGCAATGAGTTTCTTTGATGAAATGGATACAAAGGACACAGTATCATACAGTGCAATTATATCCGGATGCATCCAGAATGGGAATGCTGAAGAAGCTCTTGATGTCTTCAGAGAAATGGTATCTTCTAGTATGGAAGTGGATGCTGCAACTATGGTTGGAGTGATCCCAACTTGTTCCCACTTGGCTGCTCTGCAGCATGGAAAATGCAACCATGCATACATCACCAGTCATGGGCTTGCCTCAGATTCCTCAATATGTAATGCTCTGATAGACATGTATGCAAAGTGTGGCAAAATTGACATTGCAAGGAAAGTTTTTGATACGATGCCAAAGCAGAACACTGTATCCTGGAATACCATAATTGCTGGCTATGGGATCCATGGGCTGGGTGATGAAGCCATCTCCTTGTTCTTGAGGATGGAACCTGCAGGTTTAGTGCCTGATGATATCACATTCATATGCCTTTTGTCTGCTTGCAGTCATTCGGGGCTAATCGCTCAAGGAAAACACTGGTTTTATGCTATGACAGAGATCTATAATATTGTTCCGAGGATGGAGCACTACATTTGCATGGTTGATCTCTTGGGCCGTGGAGGTCTCTTGGATGAAGCCTATGATttcataaaaaagatgccttttgAGGCTGACGTTCGTGTTTGGGTTGCCTTGCTTGGGGCTTGTCGAGTTCATAAGAATATTGAACTAGGGGAAGAGGTGTCAAGAATGATCCAAAAGCTGGGACCTGAGGGCACTGGAAGCTTTGTTGCCCTATCTAACTTATACAGTGCCACAGGAAGATTTAATGAGGCAGCACAAGTTAGAATCATGCAGAAAGAAAAGGGATTCACTAAAAGCCCAGGATGTAGTTGGTTTGAGATTGGTGGTGTAGTTCATGCTTTTATCGGTGGAGATCAATCTCATCCACAATCATCAAGTATATACCAAAAATTAGAAGAGTTGTTAGTGGAAATTAGGAAGTTGGGTTACCTAGCTGACACAAGTTATGCTCTGCATGAtgtagaagaggaggagaaagaacaTGCCCTTGTTTACCACAGTGAGAAATTAGCAATAGCTTTTGGACTTCTTAGACTAAGACATGGTCAGCCCATCTTCATTACAAAGAACTTGCGTGTTTGTGGTGATTGTCATAATGCTATTAAGTATATCACCTTGGCTGCAAAAAGAGATATTACTGTAAGAGATGCAAACCGGTTTCACCATTTTAAGGATGGGATGTGCAGTTGTGGAGATTTTTGGTAA